Below is a window of Malus domestica chromosome 13, GDT2T_hap1 DNA.
AAGAAATATATTACCTGGAGAGGGGAGTCCCCAGAGACGGGCTTAACACCTGTCACAGAGCAACCCATGATCAAGCCATGGCGGCGGACACCACGGTACCATTTTGGACCAATTCTTTTCAGTTGAACATCTTTGAAACCAGCATTTTTGAACCACTCAATGTACTCTTCCTCCTTTGGGAAGAGCATCCACACGTCTGCGAAGAAACGAGACAGCCAAAAGGTTGGGTGCACAGGGCCTATAAGGCAAGCCCTTCCTCCTATTTTTAGTACCCTATATGCTTCCTTGATTCCACGCTGTGGGTCTGGCCAGTACTCAATACTGGGAAACAAAATATTGAAATTGCATAAGACAAAGAGAATTAACAGCGGTATATAGACTACCCATTTGTATAATATTACAGCCCCATCACTGTGAATATATGCTTTGTAGTGGAATACCCTAAGTTTCAAGAATTGTAAAAAGTAATACTCCCTTAAATTGTTCTTTAAAGATAAGTACTAATGCTTTCGTTAATTAAGATTAACCACAAAACCAGCATATCACTTCTTCTCATTCACCTCAATGAAATTTGAACTAAGCGATAATAACCTGAGCTAAATTTAGGATACGATCAAAGTTCCAATGACAAAACTCGTTCTTTATGATACATTTCTGCACCTGAACTTCAAATAAATAACCCCACTGCTAAAAACCCCAGTGGACATTCCTTTAAATGCAAACACATTACACTTTGAAATTCCTTTAAATGCAAACTCATTACACTGATTACAGGAAGCAAAACAAGCAGATATTGTACCTCCCAGCAGAGACATATCGATCCGCGTAATCAGTTGGGAACGGCAGATCCTCGGCATCCCCTTCAACTATCTTGCATTCTTTCAAGGGCTCCTTCTCCTTAGCCTTGGCAAGTTGGTGCGGCGATTGGTCAAGAACGGTCACATTCTTGGCATCCACATGCTTAACAATGCCAAGAGTCGTAAACCCAGTTCCACCTCCAACATCCACCACCACCATATTCCTATCGTAAAGTTCAGCGGGCTCGAGCGCATCATCCCGCATATCCTCAGTCCAATGCCCAGGGTTTATAACATGATCATACACTATAGACAAAAACCTATAGAACCAGAAAGCCTCCTGCTTGTGCTGTATGAACCTAGGCTGGGAAGCAGGCCTTGAGGATGATACACTGCATATGGGTCCCACTAAAGTTCTGGTCTTTTGACTCCTACCGCCATAGCTCACTAAACCCTTCTGGGAAAAACCCCCATAAGGGTAATTTTTCCCACCAGAACCTAACCCACTTGGTGTTACTGCTATTATTCCATTGACAAGTTTGAGATTCTGAGCTCCGTAAAGCATCGAAATCGCCATTATACGGTAAAAGAACGAAAACCCACAAATTTAAACAGGTAAATTTACACCTTTTCTCACTGATTACTGGAAACTAAGGTGAAAAATGGCAGTGAGGATTGAGATTTACAGTGAAATGGGAACGCAAGCAGCAAACACAGTCGACTCCTGGTAATTGGAATA
It encodes the following:
- the LOC103424079 gene encoding 2-methyl-6-phytyl-1,4-hydroquinone methyltransferase, chloroplastic-like; translated protein: MAISMLYGAQNLKLVNGIIAVTPSGLGSGGKNYPYGGFSQKGLVSYGGRSQKTRTLVGPICSVSSSRPASQPRFIQHKQEAFWFYRFLSIVYDHVINPGHWTEDMRDDALEPAELYDRNMVVVDVGGGTGFTTLGIVKHVDAKNVTVLDQSPHQLAKAKEKEPLKECKIVEGDAEDLPFPTDYADRYVSAGSIEYWPDPQRGIKEAYRVLKIGGRACLIGPVHPTFWLSRFFADVWMLFPKEEEYIEWFKNAGFKDVQLKRIGPKWYRGVRRHGLIMGCSVTGVKPVSGDSPLQLGPKVEDVRKPVNPLVFLFRLILGATAGAYYVLVPIYMWIKDQIVPKGQPI